The Medicago truncatula cultivar Jemalong A17 chromosome 4, MtrunA17r5.0-ANR, whole genome shotgun sequence genome includes a region encoding these proteins:
- the LOC25492785 gene encoding protein NUCLEAR FUSION DEFECTIVE 4 produces MGIISDTPSVSTATKWFGFVAAVWIQAISGNNYTFSNYSDALKSLMHLTQLQLNNLSVAKDVGKAFGLLAGLASDRLPTWAILLIGSFEGLIGYGVQWLVVGQYIQPLPYWQMCVFLCMGGNSTTWMNTAVLVTCIRNFRRNRGPVSGILKGYVGLSTAIFTNLCSALVADDPAFFLLTLALIPFIVCLTGVFFLREVPVAKTTTAAEDSEESKYFGICNAVAVVLAVYLLAYGFVPNANTLVSRVFVAVLLVLLASPLGIPVYAYFKGRNSGRDGGDVEGQRVREPLLQNGEKESETTVTDALVAETEVVVIKGQPAIGEEHTIMEVMKSLDFWILFVSFLCGVGTGLAVMNNMGQIGLALGYTDVSLFVSLTSIWGFFGRIVSGSVSEHFIKKSGTPRPLWNAISQILMAVGYILLALAMPGSLYIGSIIVGICYGVRLAVTVPTASELFGLKYYGLIYNILILNLPLGSFLFSGLLAGILYDMEATTTEGGGNTCVGGHCYRLVFIVMAGACVVGFFLDILLSYRTKTVYNKIYMSKRSKKSSVTSSSQ; encoded by the exons ATGGGAATAATCTCCGATACTCCTTCCGTTTCCACCGCCACAAAATGGTTCGGTTTTGTAGCCGCCGTTTGGATTCAAGCAATCTCCGGCAACAACTACACTTTCTCAAACTACTCCGACGCTCTCAAATCCCTTATGCACCTCACCCAATTACAGCTCAACAACCTCTCCGTCGCTAAAGACGTCGGTAAAGCCTTCGGTCTTCTCGCCGGACTTGCCTCCGACCGTTTACCCACCTGGGCCATTCTTCTTATCGGTTCTTTTGAAGGTCTCATCGGTTATGGTGTTCAATGGCTTGTTGTTGGTCAATACATTCAACCCCTTCCTTATTGGCAG atgtGTGTGTTCTTGTGCATGGGAGGGAACAGTACAACATGGATGAACACTGCAGTATTGGTGACATGCATTCGAAACTTCCGGCGAAACCGAGGACCGGTTTCCGGCATTCTAAAAGGCTATGTTGGATTAAGCACAGCAATTTTCACAAATCTTTGTTCAGCTTTAGTAGCAGATGACCctgctttttttcttcttacacTTGCTTTGATCCCATTCATCGTTTGTCTCACCGGTGTGTTTTTCCTCCGTGAAGTTCCGGTAGCAAAAACCACCACCGCAGCTGAAGACAGTGAAGAAAGTAAGTATTTCGGTATCTGCAACGCCGTCGCCGTTGTGCTCGCCGTTTATCTCTTAGCTTATGGTTTTGTACCTAATGCTAATACACTTGTATCAAGAGTTTTCGTTGCTGTTTTGCTTGTTCTTTTGGCATCACCATTGGGGATACCGGTTTATGCATATTTCAAGGGTAGAAATTCGGGTCGGGATGGTGGTGATGTAGAGGGTCAAAGGGTTAGAGAACCATTGCTTCAAAATGgtgaaaaagaaagtgaaacaACCGTTACCGATGCTCTCGTGGCTGAGACGGAGGTGGTGGTGATTAAGGGACAACCGGCAATAGGGGAGGAGCATACCATTATGGAAGTGATGAAGAGTTTGGATTTTTGGATATTATTTGTTTCGTTTCTATGTGGAGTTGGAACGGGTTTGGCAGTGATGAATAATATGGGTCAAATCGGGTTGGCTCTCGGGTATACGGATGTATctttatttgtttcattaacTAGCATTTGGGGATTTTTTGGAAGGATTGTATCTGGTTCCGTTTCAGAGCATTTCATCAA GAAATCTGGAACTCCTAGACCTCTTTGGAATGCAATATCTCAGATTCTGATGGCTGTTGGCTACATACTCCTAGCCCTGGCTATGCCCGGTTCACTTTATATCGGTTCCATTATTGTTGGCATATGTTATGGAGTGCGCCTTGCTGTTACCGTCCCAACAGCATCAGAGTTATTTGGACTCAAATACTACGGTCTCATCTACAATATTCTCATCCTCAACCTTCCACTTGGCTCTTTCCTCTTTTCCGGTCTACTTGCCGGTATACTCTACGATATGgaagcaacaacaacagaagGAGGAGGTAACACGTGCGTTGGAGGTCATTGTTACAGGCTAGTGTTTATTGTCATGGCTGGAGCATGTGTTGTTGGGTTTTTCTTAGATATTCTACTGTCATATAGAACAAAGACCGTCTACAACAAGATTTACATGAGTAAGAGATCGAAGAAATCCTCGGTGACATCAAGTAGCCAATGA
- the LOC25492786 gene encoding uncharacterized protein produces the protein MLMNHARSVRRILSTKVAVSVVCQRTFATGKAKKGSKGVGPSDALKASTLSKEVKASTVVGANILKDGTDPKILPNSKYPDWLCQLIDKRPALSELRRKNVDTLLYEDLKRYVKLDNRAKIKENNSLKAKN, from the coding sequence ATGTTAATGAACCATGCTAGATCTGTTAGACGCATTCTAAGCACCAAAGTTGCAGTTAGTGTTGTATGCCAGCGAACTTTTGCAACTGGTAAAGCAAAGAAAGGATCTAAAGGGGTTGGACCTTCTGATGCACTCAAAGCATCCACTCTTAGCAAAGAAGTCAAGGCAAGTACAGTTGTAGGTGCTAACATTCTTAAGGATGGAACTGATCCAAAAATCCTGCCTAATTCAAAATACCCTGACTGGTTGTGTCAACTGATTGATAAACGCCCTGCATTAAGTGAATTACGTAGGAAGAATGTTGACACACTCCTTTATGAAGATCTAAAACGCTATGTTAAGCTGGATAATCGAGCCAAGATCAAGGAGAATAACTCTTTGAAGGCAAAGAACTGA
- the LOC25492788 gene encoding thaumatin-like protein 1 has protein sequence MDLLSSTYITLFTLLFFTPKGITGSTFTFVNKCDYTVWPGILANAGSPTLGSTGFELPQETTRTFQAPAGWSGRFWARTGCNFDGSGTGSCLTGDCGSNMVECNGAGAAPPATLAEFTLGTIGQDFYDVSLVDGYNLPMIVEGSGGSGMCESTGCTSDLNQQCPAELRASDGSACKSACEAFGSPEYCCSGAYGSPATCRPSIYSEMFKNACPRSYSYAYDDASSTFTCTAADYTVTFCPSSPSKKSSQYPTTPMTSGAGTVIGTPEVGTGSENGVQYTGTDTPIGYSVPVNSGSGSVSNSGSGGETMLADGSYLAGLAMGDSSTTTSSAFVYSFGFFLVFFLL, from the exons ATGGATCTATTATCCTCAACTTACATCACTCTCTTTACTCTTCTTTTCTTCACTCCCAAag GTATCACTGGTTCAACCTTCACATTTGTGAACAAATGTGACTACACAGTATGGCCaggtattctagcaaatgctgGTAGCCCAACACTTGGAAGCACCGGTTTCGAGCTTCCACAAGAAACCACTCGCACTTTTCAAGCTCCAGCCGGTTGGTCTGGCCGGTTCTGGGCTCGAACCGGTTGCAACTTCGACGGATCCGGCACCGGTTCATGTCTCACCGGAGACTGTGGCTCAAACATGGTAGAATGCAACGGTGCCGGAGCTGCACCTCCAGCAACCCTAGCAGAGTTCACTCTTGGAACTATAGGACAAGATTTCTACGACGTGAGTCTCGTCGACGGTTACAATCTTCCGATGATAGTTGAAGGCTCCGGTGGGTCGGGTATGTGTGAGTCCACCGGGTGTACTTCCGATCTGAACCAGCAATGTCCAGCGGAGTTGAGAGCTTCAGATGGAAGCGCGTGTAAGAGCGCGTGTGAGGCTTTTGGTAGTCCTGAGTATTGTTGTAGTGGCGCGTATGGTTCACCGGCGACTTGTAGACCGTCGATTTACTCGGAAATGTTTAAAAATGCTTGCCCTAGATCGTATAGCTACGCTTATGATGATGCTTCGAGTACTTTTACTTGTACTGCTGCGGATTATACCGTTACCTTTTGTCCATCTTCTCCAAG TAAAAAATCATCACAATATCCAACTACTCCAATGACCTCAGGAGCAGGGACAGTGATAGGGACTCCTGAGGTTGGAACAGGATCTGAAAATGGAGTTCAATACACGGGTACAGACACACCCATTGGGTATTCAGTTCCCGTTAATTCCGGGTCCGGATCAGTATCTAATTCAGGATCAGGAGGAGAAACCATGCTTGCAGATGGATCATATTTAGCTGGATTAGCCATGGGAGACTCCTCTACAACAACTTCATCTGCATTTGTTTACTCTTTTGGCTTTTTTCTCGTTTTCTTCTTGCTTTAG